In Terriglobales bacterium, the genomic window GAAGTTCTCGACAAAATCGACCGTGTCTTTCTCGATGTCGGCCATCATCTCTTCGGCGATGGCGGTGAGGCGGCACTCGGTATAACGGTAGGCCGCGGGAGGATCGCCATCGACGGAGCCGAAATTGCCCTGGCCGTCGATGAGCGGATAGCGCATGTTCCAGGGCTGGGCCAGGCGGACGAGGGCGTCGTAGACAGCGCTATCGCCGTGCGGGTGATATTTCTTCAGACACTCGCCGACCACACCGGCGCACTTCATGTGCTTGCGGTTATGCAGCACACCCATGTCGTACATGGCGTAAAGAATGCGGCGATGGACGGGCTTCA contains:
- a CDS encoding DNA gyrase subunit A — encoded protein: MADEQNPQDQLPLGGDGSGGGMGPGAANIQPINIEEEMRRSYLDYSMSVIIGRALPDIRDGLKPVHRRILYAMYDMGVLHNRKHMKCAGVVGECLKKYHPHGDSAVYDALVRLAQPWNMRYPLIDGQGNFGSVDGDPPAAYRYTECRLTAIAEEMMADIEKDTVDFVENF